One Spiroplasma endosymbiont of Dioctria linearis DNA segment encodes these proteins:
- the trpS gene encoding tryptophan--tRNA ligase gives MTKKRMLSGITTTGKMTLGNYIGAMKNFVALQDEFEMYVFVANLHGITTPIDKETLRKNIKEMVTLYFACGMDPKKSTIFLQSDVLEHTQLGWILTCNTTIGELQRMTQFKDKSTKVKSENGTEFIPTGLLTYPALMAADILLYDAEFVPVGKDQKQHIELTRNIAERMNNKFGEMFTIPGDYTPKVGSKIMDLQDPTKKMSKSAANPKSFIALLDDINEVKKKIKSAVTDSENIIKYDIEKKPGVSNLLTIYSALKNISIEEAEKFFHNKDYGVLKEEVSNVVVDLLEKIQLKFKELFNSDLVDSWLEQGAEKARKLASKKLTKVKNLTGLNYKRK, from the coding sequence ATGACTAAAAAGAGAATGTTGTCTGGTATAACCACTACAGGAAAAATGACATTAGGAAACTATATTGGAGCTATGAAAAATTTTGTAGCATTACAAGATGAATTTGAAATGTATGTATTTGTAGCTAATCTGCATGGAATAACTACCCCAATTGATAAAGAAACCTTAAGAAAAAATATAAAAGAAATGGTCACTTTATATTTTGCTTGTGGAATGGATCCTAAAAAATCAACAATTTTCTTACAAAGTGATGTTTTAGAGCACACTCAACTAGGTTGAATTCTTACATGTAATACAACAATTGGTGAATTACAAAGAATGACTCAATTTAAAGATAAATCAACTAAAGTAAAATCTGAAAATGGAACTGAATTTATCCCTACTGGTTTACTAACATATCCAGCACTAATGGCAGCAGATATTCTACTTTATGATGCTGAATTTGTACCAGTTGGAAAAGATCAAAAGCAACATATTGAATTAACAAGAAATATTGCAGAAAGAATGAATAATAAATTTGGAGAAATGTTTACAATTCCGGGAGATTACACTCCAAAAGTTGGGTCAAAAATAATGGATCTACAAGATCCTACAAAAAAAATGTCAAAATCTGCTGCTAATCCAAAAAGTTTTATTGCTCTATTAGATGATATTAATGAAGTTAAAAAGAAAATAAAGTCTGCTGTAACTGATTCAGAAAATATTATTAAATATGATATTGAAAAAAAACCAGGTGTAAGTAACTTATTAACAATTTACTCAGCTTTGAAAAATATTTCAATTGAAGAGGCAGAAAAGTTTTTTCATAATAAGGACTATGGAGTATTAAAAGAAGAAGTTTCAAATGTAGTTGTTGATTTATTAGAAAAAATCCAACTAAAATTTAAGGAATTATTTAACTCTGATTTAGTAGATTCTTGATTAGAACAAGGCGCAGAAAAAGCAAGAAAATTAGCAAGTAAAAAATTAACAAAAGTAAAAAATTTAACTGGTTTAAATTATAAAAGAAAATAA
- the rplT gene encoding 50S ribosomal protein L20 encodes MARVKFGKVTRARRKRWIKRAKGYYGTKKANYKKAHEQVVRSMAYAFVGRKLKKRDFRKLWIIRINAAVRPLGLSYSKFMNGLKIAGIDINRKMLSELAIHEPKQFESIVTSSKKALEAKK; translated from the coding sequence ATGGCAAGAGTAAAATTTGGTAAAGTAACTAGAGCAAGAAGAAAACGTTGAATTAAAAGAGCAAAAGGTTACTATGGAACAAAAAAAGCAAACTATAAAAAGGCTCATGAACAAGTTGTACGTTCTATGGCTTATGCTTTTGTTGGACGTAAACTTAAAAAACGTGATTTTAGAAAATTATGAATTATTCGTATAAATGCAGCAGTTAGACCATTAGGATTAAGTTATTCAAAATTTATGAATGGTTTAAAAATAGCAGGAATTGATATTAACAGAAAAATGTTATCTGAATTAGCAATTCATGAACCAAAACAATTTGAATCAATCGTAACATCATCTAAAAAAGCTTTAGAAGCTAAAAAATAA
- the rpmI gene encoding 50S ribosomal protein L35, giving the protein MPKMKTKSSLAKRVKKTGAGKLKRGKAYRSHLAQNKSTKRKRHLKKATFVSAGDMKRLKGLLQN; this is encoded by the coding sequence ATGCCAAAAATGAAGACAAAAAGCTCTTTAGCAAAAAGAGTTAAAAAAACTGGTGCAGGTAAATTAAAAAGAGGTAAAGCTTATAGATCTCATTTAGCACAAAATAAATCAACAAAAAGAAAAAGACATTTGAAAAAAGCAACTTTCGTCTCAGCTGGAGATATGAAACGTCTAAAAGGATTATTACAAAATTAG
- the infC gene encoding translation initiation factor IF-3 codes for MADNKKIITDFVNREIRAKQILIINDDGTKNGPLNKFEALKLAEEAGLDLLQVGMQDSNTAIAKILDYGKFKYEQKRKQKENKKNQVKVENKEIRLTVGIGEHDLDTKARKAREFLLQGDRVKVSLKFKGREITFQEFGKETLDKFFTKIEDIAKVEKEAKLNTRFLDMYVVPKKG; via the coding sequence ATGGCAGACAATAAAAAAATAATAACAGATTTTGTAAATAGAGAAATTAGAGCAAAACAAATTTTAATTATTAATGATGATGGGACTAAAAATGGTCCATTAAACAAATTTGAAGCTTTAAAATTAGCAGAAGAAGCAGGTTTAGACCTACTTCAAGTTGGTATGCAAGATAGTAATACAGCTATTGCTAAAATACTTGATTATGGTAAGTTCAAATATGAACAAAAACGTAAACAAAAAGAAAATAAGAAAAATCAAGTTAAAGTTGAAAATAAGGAAATTCGTTTAACTGTAGGAATTGGAGAGCATGATCTAGATACTAAAGCTAGAAAAGCAAGAGAATTCTTATTACAAGGCGATAGAGTTAAAGTATCATTAAAATTTAAGGGTAGAGAGATAACTTTTCAAGAATTTGGTAAAGAAACATTAGATAAATTCTTTACTAAAATTGAAGATATTGCAAAAGTTGAAAAAGAAGCTAAACTAAATACAAGATTCTTAGATATGTATGTAGTGCCAAAAAAAGGTTAA
- a CDS encoding Rid family detoxifying hydrolase yields the protein MKIINTLKAPKAIGPYSQAILTEENFLYISGQLGLNPETMNLEENIELQTKRALQNIDEILKEANFTKKNIIKTTVLIENMANFDVINHIYADYFEEHKPSRSAFEVSKLPKNGLIEIEVIAKK from the coding sequence ATGAAAATAATTAACACTTTAAAAGCACCCAAGGCAATAGGACCATATTCACAAGCCATATTAACTGAAGAAAACTTTTTATATATTTCTGGACAATTAGGATTAAATCCTGAGACAATGAATTTAGAAGAAAATATTGAATTGCAAACAAAAAGAGCTTTACAAAATATTGATGAGATATTAAAAGAAGCTAATTTTACTAAAAAAAATATAATTAAAACTACAGTATTAATTGAAAATATGGCAAATTTTGATGTAATTAATCATATTTATGCAGACTATTTTGAAGAACATAAACCATCCAGAAGTGCCTTTGAGGTCTCAAAACTGCCTAAAAATGGACTAATTGAAATAGAAGTCATTGCTAAAAAATAA
- a CDS encoding MalY/PatB family protein yields MNKDFNRKIDRSKNNERKWSIEYLEENYKIDFSKKFYNLSIADLDFQTPKPIVKSIISRAKKKTYSYTYTKRESLEAIKIWYKKMHNIILEIDLIKLVHGTVNAMFEVVKCFTKKNESVLIQSPIYQPFERSIIKTKRSVIYNNLIYKNNNYYINFENFESQIVKNKIKLFLWCNPHNPGGRVWEETEILKIIEICNRHNVLIFSDEVHGDLVLNQKHNSLWNYSSQFNNFIVCNSPNKTFNLGGLKGSYMICSNKKILEQISNQYESDSLTSSNIFFQPALVSAYTNSYSYNWLQTLKRYIYSNYIFLTQELSSFKNLEIMQMEASYLVWIKLKLNLDLKELKQQFIDNNLILSYSDDFADCKDIWIRLNIGINKRNLKEVIKKIKLVLLITKGEKNENN; encoded by the coding sequence ATGAATAAAGACTTTAATAGAAAAATTGATAGATCAAAAAACAATGAAAGAAAATGATCTATTGAATACTTAGAAGAAAACTATAAAATTGATTTTTCAAAAAAATTTTATAATCTTTCAATTGCGGACTTAGACTTTCAAACACCAAAACCCATTGTCAAATCAATAATCTCTAGAGCTAAGAAAAAAACTTATAGTTATACTTACACAAAAAGAGAGTCTCTTGAAGCAATTAAAATTTGATATAAAAAAATGCATAATATAATTTTAGAAATTGATTTGATAAAATTAGTTCATGGAACAGTAAATGCAATGTTTGAAGTAGTAAAGTGCTTTACTAAGAAAAATGAATCAGTTTTGATTCAATCACCAATATATCAACCATTTGAAAGATCAATTATTAAAACAAAAAGAAGTGTAATATATAATAATCTAATTTACAAAAATAATAATTATTATATTAATTTTGAAAATTTTGAAAGTCAAATTGTTAAAAATAAAATAAAACTATTTTTATGATGTAATCCTCATAATCCTGGAGGAAGGGTTTGAGAAGAAACAGAAATACTTAAAATTATAGAGATATGTAATAGACATAATGTTCTAATATTTTCTGATGAGGTTCATGGGGATTTGGTCTTAAATCAAAAACATAATTCTTTATGAAATTACTCGTCTCAATTTAATAATTTTATAGTATGTAATTCACCAAATAAAACTTTTAATTTAGGAGGTTTAAAGGGGTCATATATGATTTGTTCTAATAAAAAAATCTTGGAACAAATCTCAAATCAATACGAATCTGATTCCTTAACTTCTTCAAATATCTTTTTTCAACCAGCCTTGGTAAGTGCATATACAAATTCCTATTCTTATAATTGATTACAAACGCTAAAAAGATATATATACTCAAATTATATTTTTCTAACTCAAGAATTATCTAGTTTTAAGAATTTAGAAATTATGCAAATGGAAGCTTCCTATTTAGTTTGAATAAAACTGAAATTAAATTTGGATTTAAAAGAATTAAAACAACAATTTATAGATAATAACTTAATTTTAAGTTATTCAGATGACTTTGCAGATTGTAAAGATATCTGAATTAGATTAAATATAGGTATAAATAAAAGAAATTTAAAAGAGGTAATTAAGAAAATAAAATTAGTATTATTAATTACAAAAGGAGAAAAAAATGAAAATAATTAA
- a CDS encoding PTS transporter subunit EIIC: MKRLGFKNQKNMEKINTKKSRNSLLNKFQKLGRTFMLPIAMLAFCGILLGIGASLTSNATIVQIPWLKTRGLYDFFVLLKTIGAMGFTFLPFMFAMAIPIGLASDNQGSAAFSGFIGYVTILFVINFTLNVLPENLTSEGTFIGKSTQSILGIKTMDIGVLGAIFVGLLVYWLHEKFQYISLPNAISFWGGTRFVPIISLLIFSAIAIPTTFIWPCFNQLIYWIGLGVQKVDWFGPFLYRFTESLVRPTGMHHVINTIVRFSAVGGTIVLPSGEKITGALNIFYKELELGLPISASATRFLSQGYMPTVMFGLPMAAIAIYILAEKEQKKMVKSVIIPGIVASVVGGITEPLEFLFLFVAPLLYLVHCFYIGLAYMIVGLLQVKIGNTDGNIIDFIVFGLMQGLVTKWYYILLVGPIWGALYFWTFYFYIKYRDVKIIGREALSEEEKITLISNEKNKKIDTSNEVVVKYIELLGGKENIKTLNNCYTRLRITLNNPKNISQEAVKDLGAIAIKYIDDYNIQIIIGPKVEKLKNEIAKLIRN; encoded by the coding sequence ATGAAAAGATTAGGGTTTAAAAATCAAAAAAATATGGAGAAAATTAATACTAAAAAATCAAGAAATAGTTTATTAAATAAATTTCAAAAGTTAGGAAGAACATTTATGCTTCCAATTGCAATGTTGGCTTTTTGTGGAATTTTATTAGGAATTGGTGCTTCACTTACTTCTAATGCAACAATTGTACAAATTCCTTGATTAAAAACTAGAGGTCTATATGATTTTTTTGTTTTATTAAAAACAATTGGAGCAATGGGATTTACTTTTTTGCCATTTATGTTTGCTATGGCTATTCCAATAGGTTTAGCTTCTGATAATCAAGGATCAGCTGCGTTTAGTGGTTTTATTGGTTATGTTACAATTCTTTTTGTTATTAATTTTACTTTAAATGTTTTACCTGAGAATTTAACCTCAGAAGGAACATTTATTGGTAAATCAACACAATCAATTTTGGGCATTAAAACTATGGATATTGGAGTATTAGGAGCTATATTTGTTGGTCTATTAGTATATTGGCTACATGAAAAATTTCAATATATTAGTTTACCAAATGCAATATCATTTTGAGGTGGGACTAGATTTGTTCCAATAATCTCATTGTTAATATTTTCTGCAATAGCAATACCTACAACTTTTATATGACCTTGTTTTAATCAATTAATATATTGAATTGGCTTAGGAGTACAAAAGGTAGACTGATTTGGTCCTTTCTTATATAGATTTACAGAAAGTTTAGTAAGACCCACAGGTATGCATCATGTTATAAATACAATTGTTAGATTTTCAGCTGTTGGAGGAACAATTGTTCTTCCAAGTGGGGAAAAAATTACAGGAGCTTTAAATATTTTTTATAAGGAATTAGAATTAGGATTGCCAATTTCTGCATCGGCAACTAGATTTCTATCTCAAGGATATATGCCTACGGTAATGTTTGGTTTACCAATGGCAGCAATTGCCATATATATTCTTGCAGAAAAGGAACAGAAAAAAATGGTAAAGTCTGTAATAATACCTGGAATTGTTGCAAGTGTTGTAGGGGGAATTACCGAACCCTTAGAATTTCTGTTTCTATTTGTTGCTCCATTGTTATATTTGGTTCATTGTTTTTATATTGGACTAGCATATATGATTGTAGGGTTATTACAAGTAAAAATTGGAAATACGGACGGCAACATTATTGATTTTATTGTTTTTGGATTAATGCAGGGGCTAGTAACTAAATGATACTATATTCTACTAGTTGGTCCAATTTGGGGAGCACTCTATTTCTGAACCTTTTATTTTTATATAAAATATAGAGATGTAAAAATTATTGGTAGAGAAGCATTAAGTGAAGAAGAAAAAATTACTTTAATAAGTAATGAAAAAAATAAAAAAATAGATACTTCAAATGAGGTGGTTGTAAAATATATTGAATTATTAGGGGGAAAAGAAAATATAAAAACTTTAAATAATTGTTATACAAGGTTGCGAATTACTTTAAATAATCCTAAGAATATTTCCCAAGAAGCAGTAAAAGATTTAGGAGCAATAGCAATTAAATATATAGATGATTATAATATTCAAATAATTATTGGTCCAAAAGTTGAGAAACTAAAAAATGAAATTGCAAAATTAATAAGAAACTAG
- a CDS encoding MurR/RpiR family transcriptional regulator, translated as MEELKFLAILKSMANKSIEDINSYIANFILKNLKIINDYSLEKMALETNISKPSIIRFCNNTGLSGFSELKFEIKNLVKNNLKLNDQFNFKKQLIDNDDKYLNYLEIKNMSSNIVLKRYLSNEDKVKELLDKISKANSVYMFGMNLAYNISRNFAQRIRWLNKTIIQERDLNSIESYVQQINKNDVVFILSLSGNSKYLIEFASKLKGKTYIFGILGDNGEIKKYCDNVIEIPQLEDKIWDSFSIRGQCLIQILDYIYMDLTNHLLKKVQGN; from the coding sequence ATGGAAGAATTAAAATTTTTAGCAATCTTAAAATCAATGGCCAATAAAAGTATTGAAGATATAAACTCATATATTGCAAATTTTATACTAAAAAATCTCAAAATTATTAATGACTATAGTCTTGAAAAAATGGCTTTAGAGACAAATATCTCTAAACCATCCATTATTCGATTTTGTAATAATACTGGTTTATCAGGTTTTAGTGAATTAAAGTTTGAAATTAAAAACTTAGTAAAAAATAATTTGAAATTAAATGATCAATTTAATTTCAAAAAGCAATTAATAGATAATGATGATAAATATCTAAATTATTTAGAGATTAAAAACATGTCTTCTAATATTGTTTTAAAAAGATATCTTTCAAATGAAGATAAAGTAAAAGAACTCTTAGATAAAATATCTAAAGCAAATTCAGTTTATATGTTTGGAATGAATTTAGCTTATAATATATCAAGGAATTTTGCTCAAAGAATTAGATGGTTAAATAAGACTATAATACAAGAAAGAGATTTAAATTCTATAGAGTCCTACGTCCAACAGATTAATAAAAATGATGTTGTATTTATTTTGAGTTTATCTGGAAATAGTAAATATCTAATTGAATTTGCATCAAAGTTAAAAGGCAAGACATATATTTTTGGAATTCTTGGCGATAATGGAGAAATAAAAAAGTATTGTGATAATGTAATTGAAATACCACAGCTTGAAGATAAAATTTGAGACTCATTTTCAATAAGAGGTCAATGTTTAATCCAAATTTTGGACTATATTTATATGGATTTAACAAATCACTTACTTAAGAAGGTACAAGGTAATTAA
- a CDS encoding ATP-binding cassette domain-containing protein, translated as MKINMNKKISDFFQININDLEIKENEIIGVMGANGSGKTTFLRLLSNSFKNSKNVKVDQNYSYCILQQVSDFGLVKLVDLVILFNKLNKKNIDINKFFDNYDLLPFKESYFAKLSPGQQQRFKFMLIQLFETDILILDETFNFLDSAWKNKLLNDIKEIKNNYKNIFIIDHDLEKIKQICNRIICFKNGEIVIDSKDVNSINQIDIDNILVK; from the coding sequence ATGAAAATCAATATGAATAAAAAAATATCAGACTTTTTTCAAATTAATATTAATGATTTGGAAATAAAGGAAAATGAAATTATTGGAGTTATGGGTGCAAATGGTTCAGGTAAAACTACATTTCTAAGACTATTGTCAAATAGTTTTAAAAATAGTAAAAATGTTAAGGTTGATCAAAATTATAGTTATTGTATATTACAACAAGTAAGTGATTTTGGACTTGTTAAATTAGTAGATTTAGTTATTCTGTTTAATAAACTAAATAAGAAAAATATTGATATAAATAAATTTTTTGATAACTATGATTTACTTCCTTTTAAAGAATCCTATTTTGCTAAACTATCTCCAGGACAACAGCAGCGTTTTAAATTTATGCTTATTCAGTTATTTGAAACAGATATTTTAATTTTAGATGAGACATTTAATTTTCTTGATAGTGCTTGAAAAAATAAATTATTAAATGATATAAAAGAAATAAAAAATAATTACAAAAATATCTTTATTATTGATCATGACTTAGAAAAAATAAAACAAATTTGCAATAGAATCATTTGTTTTAAAAATGGTGAAATTGTAATTGATTCAAAAGATGTTAATTCAATTAATCAAATAGATATAGACAATATATTAGTTAAATAA
- a CDS encoding PTS transporter subunit EIIC, with protein MNNKGLHLTNEKKLKTKKVKDSNDSSNSWSKFLTMLQELGKVLQFPIAVLPFAAILNRFGALGITYSTNIDGEITNQIGYWISLIIQKPGSIPFDNLALLFAIGCAFGLAKDHRGEVALVAVIFYLSIAALTGEGTLPEMLYGKLMTFTTKDGDSFSKLLYVQQIKEGNVVGGVYVLSTGVLGGIVSGCLSAFLYNRFKDIKLPTALSFFGGRRFVPMIALVVTIPTALAFAIIWPWIQLGLISFGTAVANPENPAVAIPGTTAYSVLNRLLLPFGLHQIMNTFFWFQMPVSGNIVQPGFGSIPSVGNEWVTEMGDINAFAKGISNSGLFQAGFFPIMMGGLPMAAVAMIMTADKNNRKEIAGFLGGVAGVSFLSGITEPLEFSFVFIAPVLLGIHAGLTGIFMAITTAMKIQIGFGFSAGFIDYAASLPQSWALSNNQGTIVSNPLWILVLTAAAGATYYFVFYFVIKWMNLSTPGRNVEAISAKGNLNTSSKASTSKEASQKGDKYENMALKIVEAIGKDNFVSIDNCATRLRLILKDNSKIDDALIKSAGSYGIKRLGNESLQIVIGPDVEHAANALKKIVEIKETKEVKK; from the coding sequence ATGAATAATAAAGGTTTACATCTGACTAATGAAAAAAAGTTAAAGACTAAAAAAGTTAAAGATTCAAACGATTCAAGTAATAGCTGAAGTAAATTTTTAACTATGCTTCAAGAATTGGGAAAAGTACTACAATTCCCAATTGCAGTTTTACCATTTGCAGCTATTTTAAATCGTTTTGGTGCTTTAGGTATTACTTACAGTACTAATATTGATGGTGAAATAACTAATCAAATAGGTTATTGAATTTCATTGATTATTCAAAAGCCAGGTTCAATTCCATTTGATAATCTTGCATTATTATTTGCTATTGGATGTGCTTTTGGATTAGCCAAAGATCATCGGGGTGAGGTTGCTCTTGTAGCTGTAATATTTTATTTATCTATTGCAGCATTAACTGGAGAGGGAACTCTTCCTGAAATGCTTTATGGAAAATTAATGACATTTACTACTAAAGATGGAGATAGTTTTTCAAAATTACTTTATGTGCAGCAAATTAAAGAGGGAAATGTAGTTGGTGGAGTTTATGTTTTAAGTACTGGAGTGCTTGGTGGAATAGTATCTGGTTGTTTATCAGCGTTTCTATATAATAGATTTAAAGATATAAAACTTCCAACTGCTTTATCATTCTTTGGGGGTCGTAGATTTGTACCAATGATAGCACTTGTAGTTACAATTCCGACAGCTTTGGCTTTTGCAATTATTTGACCTTGAATACAATTAGGTTTAATTAGTTTTGGTACAGCAGTTGCTAATCCAGAAAACCCAGCTGTGGCAATACCAGGAACAACAGCTTACTCAGTTTTAAATAGACTATTGTTACCATTTGGTTTACATCAAATTATGAATACATTCTTTTGATTCCAAATGCCAGTTAGTGGAAATATAGTTCAACCAGGTTTTGGTTCAATTCCATCAGTTGGAAATGAATGAGTAACTGAAATGGGAGATATTAATGCATTTGCAAAAGGTATTAGTAACTCAGGATTATTTCAAGCAGGGTTTTTCCCAATAATGATGGGTGGTCTTCCAATGGCAGCTGTTGCCATGATAATGACAGCTGATAAAAATAATAGAAAAGAAATTGCTGGATTCCTTGGAGGAGTTGCTGGGGTTTCATTCTTATCAGGAATTACAGAACCATTAGAATTCTCATTTGTATTTATTGCACCTGTTTTACTTGGAATTCATGCAGGACTTACAGGAATATTTATGGCAATAACTACAGCTATGAAAATACAAATTGGATTTGGATTTAGTGCCGGATTTATTGATTATGCAGCTTCATTACCACAGTCATGAGCATTGTCAAATAATCAAGGTACTATAGTATCTAACCCATTGTGAATCTTAGTACTTACAGCTGCTGCTGGAGCTACTTACTACTTTGTATTCTACTTTGTAATTAAATGAATGAATCTTTCTACACCAGGTAGAAATGTTGAAGCAATATCTGCTAAAGGTAATTTAAATACTTCAAGTAAAGCTTCGACTTCAAAAGAGGCTTCACAAAAGGGAGATAAATATGAAAATATGGCTTTAAAAATTGTTGAAGCCATTGGAAAAGATAATTTTGTAAGTATTGATAATTGTGCAACTAGATTAAGATTAATTTTAAAAGATAATAGTAAAATTGATGATGCCTTAATAAAATCTGCAGGAAGTTATGGAATCAAACGATTAGGAAATGAAAGTTTACAAATTGTTATTGGTCCAGATGTTGAACATGCAGCAAATGCACTGAAAAAAATAGTTGAAATTAAAGAAACAAAAGAAGTTAAAAAATAG
- a CDS encoding MupG family TIM beta-alpha barrel fold protein, translating into MKRKLGISIYPEQSTFEKDKQYLDLAKKLNYEVVFTSILHFVGSQNDKEKAEMVLKSLKYAKEIGFYTILDVEYQSMELIGINVNDISKCKEYGIDCLRLDSPSLPFEIANITHNKSAIDIQLNMSNNDSLIDNVIDFKPVKDRLSGCHNFYPLEYTGLPFDYFSEANKRYLKYNLSTAAFVGSHHGNMTSAVGWKELPTLEEQRNLSISEQAKILFYTNEIDTVIIGNAYATKSELEELGNIDKYEITLNLKPIYKISKIEQNILEFNHFRRGDITEYFIRSTFSRVEFKNDSIPSQNAKKIYNKGEVVIVNNNDIKYKGECHIILKDKFEDKHKKYNWIGTIKKSEYRLLDFIGPWSHFRFRIED; encoded by the coding sequence ATGAAAAGAAAATTAGGAATATCAATTTATCCAGAACAATCAACTTTTGAAAAGGATAAACAGTATTTAGATTTAGCAAAGAAATTAAACTATGAAGTAGTCTTTACAAGTATTTTGCATTTTGTAGGATCACAAAATGATAAGGAAAAGGCTGAAATGGTTTTAAAATCTTTAAAATATGCAAAGGAAATTGGATTTTATACTATATTAGATGTTGAATATCAGTCAATGGAGCTAATTGGAATTAATGTTAATGATATATCAAAATGTAAAGAATATGGAATTGATTGCTTAAGATTAGATTCACCAAGCTTACCATTTGAAATTGCAAATATTACTCATAACAAGTCGGCAATTGATATACAGTTAAATATGTCAAATAATGATAGTTTAATTGATAATGTAATAGATTTTAAACCAGTAAAAGATAGATTAAGTGGGTGTCACAACTTTTATCCCTTAGAATATACTGGTTTACCTTTTGACTATTTTAGTGAAGCAAATAAAAGATATCTAAAATATAATTTGTCTACTGCAGCTTTTGTAGGAAGCCATCATGGAAATATGACCTCTGCTGTAGGTTGAAAAGAATTACCTACTTTAGAAGAACAAAGAAATCTAAGTATTTCTGAACAAGCAAAGATTTTATTTTATACAAACGAAATTGATACAGTTATAATTGGTAATGCATATGCAACAAAATCTGAGTTGGAAGAACTTGGAAATATTGATAAATATGAAATAACTTTGAATTTAAAACCTATTTATAAAATTAGTAAAATAGAGCAAAATATATTAGAATTTAATCATTTTAGAAGGGGAGATATTACAGAATATTTTATAAGATCAACTTTCTCAAGAGTTGAATTTAAAAATGATTCAATTCCTTCACAAAATGCTAAAAAAATTTATAATAAAGGTGAGGTAGTAATAGTAAATAATAATGACATTAAATATAAGGGAGAGTGTCATATAATTTTAAAAGATAAGTTTGAAGATAAACATAAAAAGTATAATTGAATTGGTACAATAAAAAAAAGTGAGTATAGACTACTTGACTTTATTGGTCCATGAAGTCATTTTAGATTTAGAATTGAGGATTAA
- a CDS encoding PTS sugar transporter subunit IIB: MNKKILLACNAGMSTSILVKNMQNYAFEEDINVEIKAVSINEAKLNGKNWDIVLLGPQVGYELEEMKSYLNMPVFVIEKEDYGKANGEKVLKFALKNCK; this comes from the coding sequence ATGAATAAAAAAATACTATTAGCTTGTAATGCAGGAATGAGTACATCAATTTTAGTTAAAAATATGCAAAATTATGCATTTGAAGAAGATATAAATGTTGAAATCAAGGCTGTTTCAATAAATGAAGCTAAACTTAATGGAAAAAACTGAGATATAGTTTTATTAGGTCCTCAAGTAGGTTATGAACTTGAAGAAATGAAATCATATCTTAATATGCCTGTTTTTGTTATAGAAAAAGAAGATTATGGTAAAGCAAATGGAGAGAAAGTTTTAAAATTTGCTTTAAAAAACTGTAAATAA